A stretch of DNA from Spirochaeta isovalerica:
AGAGGAGATCGGGAGGATCGAAGGCGAATTCGAGACGCTTGTTATCACGCCGGCTACCGGTTATCTCCAATGTCATCTCTCCCGTGAAAGCCGGGGCAATAAACCAGTTATTCTCCATTACGAGACATTTGAGCAGGCGGAACAGGTCAGCATTCGCCAGCTTACCGATCTGATTGTGGAAAAAAACGGCCTGTCAGAAACATACAGTCCCCATATCATCCGCGGTCTTCTACTGTCCCTTTTAGCTTCCGTCCGGATTCTTCTCGAAGGTTCGGCGAAGGAGGAGGCGGGGAATATGAAAATACGCCATATCAAAAACGCTGTGTTATCCTCCTTCCATGAGAGCTCGCTCAAAGTCTCCTCACTGGCCGGGCAAATGAACTGCACGCCCGATTATCTGTCCTGGTTGTTCCACCGGGAAACGGGAATGACATTGAATCGCTATATTAATAATCTCAGGTTGAAAAGGGCTTCGGATCTCCTGAAAAATACCGATTATGCCGTATCGGAAATTGCCTGGATATGCGGTTTCAGAAGCCCGGCTTATTTTTCCCGGATCTTTTCCCGGGAGTTTGGCATGGCTCCCGGAAAATTCCGGCGTATCCGATAGAATTTCATCTCCCTGAAGTGTATACTTGCAGGTATGGAAAAATGCCGATGCATCTGGTGCGGAAACGATCCTCTCTACCGTGAGTATCACGACAGGGAGTGGGGCGTCCCCGTTTATGATAACGAAAAAAAGCATTTTGAAAATCTTGTTCTGGAATCGGCACAGGCCGGTCTCAGTTGGATAACCATCCTCAGGCGGCGGGAGAATTACCGCAAAGCCTATGAAGGGTTCGATCCGGAGAATATTGCCCGTTGGGGCGAAGTGGATGTTCAGAGGCTTATGGCCGATGCGGGGGTCATCCGGAACAGGAGAAAAATAGAATCATCCATAAACAACGCCAGGCGCTTTCTTGAAGTCAAAGATGAGTTCGGCAGTTTTTCCCATTATTATTGGCATTTTCAGGATGGTATTCCCATTGTCAATCACTGGGTAAGACAGGAAGAGGTTCCCGCGAAAACCGAACTGGCGGAAATTATAGCCAAAGATATGAAAAAGAGGGGATTCTCTTTTCTTGGTCCTGTTGTCACCTATGCCAACATGCAGTCTGTCGGAATGGTAAATGATCATCTGGTTTCCTGTTTCCGTTTCGATGAAATTGAGAAAATGAAAAGATAAAAAAGTAGACAGGGACAGAAATCCGACCTATTTTATCTTTCGGAGAGGAATAATAATGGTTCTGCTTGACAATAACGAGTGGATAGAAGTCAGAAAGACGAATTTGAAATATTACAACGATATAGATCTCTACTACCGGAGTCCCGCCGGGGAAATCCTGCTCTACAAGCAGGCCGGACTCACCTACGACAAATCCTATCAGGACAAATATCCCTATAAAGGGAAGCTCTATATAACTCCGGAAGACAAGCTGAAGAGCCTGGATATCATTCAGAAGGAGTTCAGCCGCAATCTCACGACCAATCTGAAGAGAAAGAAAACCAGCGAAGTGAAAAGGGAACTGGTCAGTATTGTGGGCGAGACTCTTTCCCAGCCCAGAAGCGGCAGCCTCAGGGTTGTTCCCAATACGGTCAATGCCATTGTGGAGAGTTATTCCGATCAGCCTCATATCGTTAAAAATCTGGCAATCATGTCCCATATCGATTATTCCACTACGATTCACTCCATCAATGTCATGGCGCTGATGATCAACTACTGTTTCTATACCAGAATGCCTGAGCAGGTTACGAGGGATTACGGCCTCGCGGCTCTG
This window harbors:
- a CDS encoding helix-turn-helix transcriptional regulator — protein: MDYIGDMKEILDQAVGRLSDETVPCHIAPRKGLRKMLDGHIFHDYPEVFLQTKGQTYFSFPGSRLTLRAGSFLIVPPEVPHGEEIGRIEGEFETLVITPATGYLQCHLSRESRGNKPVILHYETFEQAEQVSIRQLTDLIVEKNGLSETYSPHIIRGLLLSLLASVRILLEGSAKEEAGNMKIRHIKNAVLSSFHESSLKVSSLAGQMNCTPDYLSWLFHRETGMTLNRYINNLRLKRASDLLKNTDYAVSEIAWICGFRSPAYFSRIFSREFGMAPGKFRRIR
- a CDS encoding DNA-3-methyladenine glycosylase I — encoded protein: MEKCRCIWCGNDPLYREYHDREWGVPVYDNEKKHFENLVLESAQAGLSWITILRRRENYRKAYEGFDPENIARWGEVDVQRLMADAGVIRNRRKIESSINNARRFLEVKDEFGSFSHYYWHFQDGIPIVNHWVRQEEVPAKTELAEIIAKDMKKRGFSFLGPVVTYANMQSVGMVNDHLVSCFRFDEIEKMKR
- a CDS encoding HD-GYP domain-containing protein, which translates into the protein MVLLDNNEWIEVRKTNLKYYNDIDLYYRSPAGEILLYKQAGLTYDKSYQDKYPYKGKLYITPEDKLKSLDIIQKEFSRNLTTNLKRKKTSEVKRELVSIVGETLSQPRSGSLRVVPNTVNAIVESYSDQPHIVKNLAIMSHIDYSTTIHSINVMALMINYCFYTRMPEQVTRDYGLAALLHDVGKADDSFPDSILRENRKLTDKEFEIVKTHPKLGADILKEYGKELKVAIPGALEHHEKLDGSGYPEGRTDISECGKILGIIDCYEAITNDERPYRSAMLPIKALTLLKDEVDKGHFDKDIFKSFAYSLVDKDAAKLHD